The following nucleotide sequence is from Hylaeus volcanicus isolate JK05 chromosome 3, UHH_iyHylVolc1.0_haploid, whole genome shotgun sequence.
CTGTGCTTGTAAATGTCATACGGACGAAAGAATCTTGATTCTCTCTCGGAACGTGCGATTCCCTCATTTCCTATTCCGTATCAGAATTTTCTTCACGTCACATTGCGTTCCgagcttttttattttatcgtgtCCCCGACGTTTTCAATGATCACTGTGACAGTATTTCCTCCCAGGCTTCAAGCTGCAGATTTTATCgctataataatttcaattttcggtTTCTCCTTGTTCGTATAAATTTcaaaccgacttcgaaaaggaggaggttactcaattcgacatgtatattttttttaatcatttcacTCCGGTTCTAGGAATtacgaattatttcgttaattttttattccaaattgAACAAAAGATATAAACCTCAAAACGATATGCAACAAAtaggatttattttaaaagtcctttacacatttttcttctttagtTTGGATAATAAacatagaattttttattattttattattagtggttttaaatacgaaattgttatatacttataatgtTACCTGGTATCATTTCGAAGaacaatttcacaattatatcacggaattataaaataaaataatattttaaataattataaaattaaataacaatagaCGTTAGAATTccaatttataatgtaaaattgtgCAATTTGGCACTCGTTTTAATATTAGCTCACAATATCGGCAACTcctataattaatacaatcaCGTTTTGTATTGTTTGCCTGCTTCAAATTTGCAATTAACAACTAGGTTAAACGGGAATCTCCAATAGCATGCATCATTTTGATCCATTGGCTGTTATCCAAGTCAATTAGCGTGAATGATTGTCCATTTATTTTGCTTGGCACACGATATATAAAACGTTTAGAAAAAAGCATACGTGTTAATGTTTGTTTCAGTACGATTTTTAACGTATTACGTACCCATTTCCTTctaaaaatgatagaaaaaaattttattcattaaaataaaagattattaGTAAAGTTCAGTTAAAATGCTGggattttgtttgtatttactGTTATTCTGGCAATTAagtgaattatattatatagaatattgtatattaaatattatattttatataaaatataatataaaacatattacataaaattatgttatattagAATCATTTAAAAGCTATTACATCTACAATGCTGAATAcagaaaatacttttcttttccattagAAACACGAGATCGTTTGCATCTCCCTTTGTTGTACACAGCATAAAACGGATTTAATCTTTAAACTTACTTTAATGAAGCACGACTGCCTTATTATCGTAAAAAGAAATGGCTCTTAACGACCTTTAGTTATCATTCTAATGTTCAACATAGCTCGGTTTCAAATGCAAATGAAATGCGCGCAACTTCTGTTAAAGTGATCATTTAGCGAAGAAGGCTATAAGCGCGATGATTCGTCTTCGTACGTTTGATTCATAACATTGAACGCATTAAATCATAGTTTTGATAGTCTGATCGCGTCATCAGAGTAACAGTTGAATTAGCACATGCTTCTGAGATTTAGTAATCGATCAGTCGTGAAACATTTGTCGACCGTTACATTCTGTAACCCTAAAACCATAAGAATAAGAATTGCGTTCTAATTGATCCAGATATTTGGCAGTGGTTCATCCAGTCACATCGAGGTCATGGAGAACAGAAAATCACGCGATCCTCGCTATTTGCATCGCTTGGGCGATGATCTTCACAATCTCCACGCCTGCCCTCGTTGTTCACGGCGAGGTAAGTCATTTATTAAcgctgaaaaattaaattccctCGAATTAAGTAGAGGTGGATGAATTCGTTTCCtatgatacttttttttattcgtttttcttttctatctttGATCTAGTTTTCCTTTTGTAAAACTTCCATTTTATATTCtctgatatttttttgatttgttttccttttccatCCGTTTCTATTTCAACTATTGTTGACATGTTTCATTGTTTGGTTGTATCGAATAAAACTATTCGtacacatacatattttttcgcttcttaacatttttttatttgatattcgatatttttattactcttTGAACGCTACTagaaaaatgatacaatttttttttttttgagaaatgtGTTGAGAAATGTGTGcagaatattattacaaatatttatacatttcagTTAGATTTGGTAACTTTATTTTCTGGAGAATGCAAGTCATTAGTGCAAAAGATACAGATTGATCTTTGAATTCGAAGTAAGTAGAAGGAACTATAGCGACTGAAAGTGATACGATATAGTAGTAGTACTAGTAAATTTTAGAGTCAAGACTCCGTCTCGAGGAAATATATACAATGGCTttgaaggattttggaaataGCTGAGTGGATGATAGGATAAGGGCAGATTTAGGAAGTTTCGCGAGGGACACGGAGCTGGGATGACGCAAGATTCATAGGTTACGGGATGATACATTGTTTACAGGAACGAGTGACGTGTTTGCGTTTAGGAAATCGcgcataaattaaaatggacACATGACAAACAAAAGATCACGAAAAGATAAATTGGAAGCTGTATCAAAGGATATATTTCACAAATTGTTTAAAGCGACTGATAATGTAGCAGAAAGATgttctgatttttattatgcaaagatagatttattataaatccGAGATCTGTTCAACATATGAAAATCAATGCATGGGAAATAAGGACTaatacatagaaaataaattattgagaTATAAACATGTTGCCTCCGCGAGTTctagaaaataatgataaatccatatttttcttttcaatctaatgcaaaaacaaacaaatttttgataataaaaatcaatctATAATGAAAATGACTTTCAAATAGtgaaacttttactttaatgattatatttattttttctctagACTTGTTATATTCAGTAACACTTATATCACGTATGTTTACgaaggatttttcaaaaggaacTTTGGCATTTCATACGTGAACATTTAAACTCTTATTTAAACTTCAataacaaaatcctaaagcgcCTtcaaatgatataaaaatagtattaaaaaaatcttgaagCATCTTTTAGAAAAACCATTAGAAACAATAAGCTAGAGCGACCCATGACCATGGTTAGCAGCGTACGCTTTGTTTCGTAATCGTATTCCCGAATTTCAGCGAGTTCAGAAAACAAGCAGAACACCGAATAGTAAGTTTTTTGGGCAATCGAGTTCTTAATCACTTTATAGTACCGAAATCCACTCGTTGAGAGTATCAATGCAATCGATAACGAATAACCGGATTGAACGAGTGAATCAAAAGGGCTGGGCGCACTAGCTGGACAGAATTTTTTCGCGTCCGTGCGATGTAGGCAGCCGAATGAAATCAGTGTGCGAAAAAAAGGACCTAGAAACATCCCATACGTTGTATCGAATCCAATTTCGATGTTTGATAACAGCAAAATTCTTAAGATCCTTTTCGAGAACTGTTCATATTATATGACACGTACACTGTGGAGCATAGCTGTAGCACcagacatattttttaatgtatcaaACTTTTTAGTAGGAATGAAAGAAAGTCAATTGTATGAGCTACGAACTGTACAGATGATGGTTGACcttttttatatatgaaataataaaaaatgagaatataAGCACTTCCAtatctaaagaaaaattacatgtTTTCCTCGTCGTCTGGGTGACTTTACTGGAGTGATTGCTCAGCcaatgaatatatatgaaatctgaatgtacatttttttatgttatatttgaaaaatgaataatcaaCGGCAATAAGTTCCGAGCTTCGTGGACGTTTGAAATTATGCAACATAGAACCAGATATCTAGAcaccaaattttttatataaacccAAGCTTCTCATTCAGATACTATGTTAATAaggtattttataaataatgtttaaacgaGTTTAAACTCAATATACtattttcaaaggaaaatttgATAACAATTCATCATATGgtgtttttatataaatatttctgcatGTACCTCTCTTTTAAGGCAACTGCCTTTTTAAAactgcaaaaattgaaatgtctGAGCTCTACTAATTATACTCACATATTTTCTGCAAAGTTTGATCCTATACTTTTGGTctgtaaaatatgtaatttgtttgtttgaatgaatatttaaaaaaaccgATTATACGGTGTTTACTGCATCACTGCAATTTATACTTCGATGTTataagaaaaacagaaaattggAAACAGAATTCTGCTAATAATACAGCAAAATTGAAGTCGATCGATAGAAAATCTACCGTTGCCGTCCATCCAATAATTCCCCAATGAGTGTTCTCGCTGTAATTACTTTCGAATTAAATGAACGAAGTCAGCCAACCAGCTGTAATCGTTCATACTGGAACAGTTGCCATAAAACTCCGTAAATATATAGCTGGTATATCGCGAGGTTCTTGCCTTTTTAAAAGCGTTCAGGTAATTGGTAAATTGGAACTCTTCTAAGTCTTGGCGATTAACTTTGTTTGCTTCAATAATAccgtagaaattattttcactgttGTTTTATCTACTACTCCAATCGTTATTCTTAATAACATAagactttattttcattaaatagtTGTAACCttcttaagaaattattttttttttatcgttccttcactgttttataataatacaattatacaaaGGACGAACAATTTTCTGAGACTTGTGGAAAATATGATGCACCATAATTTCCTGTGATCTGtattgattcatttttaagctcttatatatgtattgttcatttttaacgaaaccgTTCACTTTAGTTTCAGGACAATGACACCACGCCGGCGAGTAATCTGACGGCCTGTCGAATCCTACCGCAGTACGATTGGCCGTTCTTCCAGATGACTTTTTTCCTGATGAGCTACTTGCTGCCGTTGATGCTGATATgcttcttttatatttgtatgctCGTCAGACTCTGGCGCGCCGCTCGCGTTAGCGCCGAGAGTCGACGTGGAAGAAGACGCGTCACGAGGCTGGTgctcgtcgtcgtcggcgtTTTTGCATTTTGTTGGTGTCCTATACAGGTTAGCACTTCATAAAGCTCTATAGGGTGTCGCGAAAGTTTGCACAGACTGGAAATGTTAGtaactataattatatttccttCGTATCATATctggaaaattttgttcatccCTTATCTGTTCAGACTTtaggaacaccctgtataataaaaataaagattataaaaggactattatttattagtttcaatGCAAGCGTTATTTGTTACGTAACGTTTTGAGTCCTCTTCAAGCTTCCATTACTCTAACGTGtcaatttttgaattacaattgaaactaAGATCTTAAGAAAGTCattagtattaataaatacatccattaattaataaataaattaataaattaataaataaaatccatattttaaaattagggcgttttgccttgggctccaagatttaatacagatgtgtaatctaggttattcttttgataataaaaagtgttattaaatttgtgcaataattcgtgattCAAAAAGCTGCAAACTTGTCCCTTGACttaatcaatttgaactacgagaaatctcgtagttgccagtgaatgggttaatgaTGAACAAAATCTACTTTTCCTAATTTCCCCATTTTTCGACTGCAATATGTCATGCAATTCATCTAAATTTTTGGAGACAGTTTTACTGACTCAAgggaatataatttcatatcaGCGACAAATATTCCAGTAACTATGCATTTCAAATGTAACTTCACCGTCCATTCCAgtcgatttctttttgatcaggaattaaatttatcagcAGATTAAATTCATTCGGATCCTGTCTATTGTTCGGTGCCGAGTaacaagtattcgaatactcgTCGATGTAATAATCCATCCGTGAATTAACGGTTTGGTTGTCGCAGAAATCCTTGTAATAATAATCGAGGTATGCTATCTTGGGATTGATAGCTATCCATGTGTTTCCAATGATACTTGGAGAAAGACATTCCGAGGGAAAAATTTATGGCTCATACGAGCGTAACGTAATTAACTGCAACGTTATCCGCGCTAATGGAGATGGCAGATAAATCCTGGAAGGAAATTGTGCGGTGAAATTCGGTGGTAATTCGATGTGTTTCGTGGGGAATAGGTACTTAACCCAGAAGTGAACAATTATCGAGCGACAATTAATGCTATTCGTTTGGAAATTTTAGTGATAATGATTACAGATTACATCTCTCAAAAAAGTCAAACTCAAGaatctcaaaaaaaaaataccttcaTCAGAATAATTGGTAGACACTGACCATAAAAGATTGAAATCGCTTAATTGAATTCTTTGTCTCATTTGCTATGATATACCAACCTGATGatctacttttttaattaaaacaagcGTCCATACAAATTCCGACAAATTCATTTAACGAACTAATTCCAAACTAAATTAACTTCAAACTAAAAATCTAACATCCGTATTTTTCTGATTTGATTGATATactataaattgattttatttataaagttatcGAATCTAACATTTTCCACGTATTTTTGTCCACAAAAGGTAATCCTGGTGACTAAATCGTTGGGAGTGTATCCACTGACAACGCCGACGATAATGTTTCAAATTGCGAGCCACATTCTGGCGTACACGAACAGCTGTGTCAATCCTATTCTCTACGCCTTTCTGAGTGACAGTTTTCGGAAagcttttcgaaaaataatatattgtaggcCACGGCCGGACCCGAACAGGCAGTTGGGACCATTAACGAGAACCACGAGAGCTGCCAGTACCGGTGACATCCTATAGGTAAGTCACATCATTATTGACATAACATTATCGCTTCGTCTCTTGTCACTGTCGAGTGATATACAATCATCGATTACATTAATAAAGGCaccgaagaaaaaaagactaTCAGAAAGAACAATTATTGACAATATTTCTAGTTCAAACGgcaggaaatgaaatttttaaatcgaccTTATTCCCCCTTTTAAGCGAtcgattaacaattaattataatataatcaaTATGCTTTTATTCTCCGGTGAAATTTCAGGGTGGGGTTCATTACTTTGGAGACAATTAGCTCGTGATAATAGCGAGAGAGCACAACGCATCTTTTACCTTGTTCGCTCTTCGACCTGCGAAAAAACTCCCTTTGTTTTCTGGATGAGCTAGGGGGCTTTGAAAACACATTTCCTTCTTTCCTCGCTTCTCGAGGCGCTACTTGTGTCGCTGTAGGCGTAGGTCCTCAAGTTGGAAATCCAAGGCCATCGAAACTGCGCCCATAGGAGCGTCTCTGTTACAGTGACCTCGCTCTCTGGCTGCTGTAAATTACACTCTTCGTTCGCTGCGCGTGGAATTTCCTACATTTACCATCCCGCGTGGAAATTGTTCATGGAAGTTCTGCGTCGAATTATTTCCGCTTGGAATTTCGTCCATCTTATTTCTAATCGCTGAACTGATTAATAATATCGAGAGAATGCTGCATTAATTATGATCCCTTTCAGAGTTCGGCTTTCTTTTTATACGCTCGTATGCTTCTTTTTTTGAAAGGAAAGTTCTTCTaacatattatatgtattttattaatatttggatgttaatattttcgatatttcttaTTATCGGGTTCTCctacgttaattatttttaatacaaagaGGAACGTTGGAAGAattaaaggaatatttaaaaaatatattgatacatgtataatttgtaACTATAATACGAGTAATGGTATCAAAGTGTACACAAATGAATGTGTTAGAATTATGTTTACAATATCGGTTAAGTAATTTCATCATTGAATATCATTGAATATTATCCTATTACGTGTGGcagctattattattttggtattattatgGCAAGTGCTACTGTTCGACAAATCGTTAGTCGCCGTGTGTCTATACATTACGCTGGAGTCATCTTTCAAAAAAACCCAGTGAACTAGTTTCTCCTCTTCTCCTTCTTTTCATTCTCTTCCATGTTTACTGTTTTACTCTCAGCTACTTCTGATGCACTTCTCGCCTTACGCTGTCCTCTGAAATTGAACAAACATTTAACTctgcgaacaaaaatttaatttaaattataattcaccCGCCTTTAACgaatactttaattaaagCTCCGCATACctgtataatttacaataagGTCACCGTCGAAATTaggtaaagaaaaaatcatcACAATTATTAATGAGTTCAAAATATATAGTATAccaaaagtaataatatataaagctTTCatcgaatgataaataattatgtcgataaaataaattgaaagtcgATGACTATATCGGCATCAAAATTATGCgtctgaaatattttccccTCTGTTTGAATACATTTGATAAAACTCCTCTATCAGTTCccacaatattttcttcgcgagATTTTCATAAACTCGCGAGCACCAATAGCTTCGTTGGGTCCTTTGAGTACTTCTCTGGGGGTTAGCGAAATGCACGAGCTTTGTTTCACCTTCTCTGAACATAAACTCGACTGGGTACCCTTTTTTTCACTCGCTGTTCAGCTATTTCGCTCACGGTCTTCATCCTAACTGGCGCTACACAACATAACTTACGTTGTAGAAGCTAGAATGCCTAGAGTCCGTAGAATAGGTGCAGACATAAATCACAAGCGCTCAAAACATCCGAGTGAACTGCTCCCGGAGGTTCAGCGGTATAAGAAAAGAGTGTATGGTATATGGCTGGACGAAATTGAAAGCGAACTGGGCTGGCCGTGGGCGTTAACATACCATGACGATAAATAAAGCTAATTTTAATCAACGCTTGACAAAAGACTATCCAGTACGAAAAGTTAATCTAACGATTCGTGAAaagctttttaattattcgattccATGATTGGGATCCCTAGAGCATAAACCAAGACAAAATAAGTGATTATGAACAGATTTGCTGATATTTAAGTATTAATGACAAATGTATATGTGCAAAAGTATAAAaggatatgaaaaaaaaatgaataaatatatcaaatgtacaaaataaagtatacattGCAACATTTAGAAGtcaaaacatactttaatttatgtttctatttttcatttgtatatataaagatgtgaatttgcataaacattcgtagTCTAGTTATAATATCTTGTGTATAATTGTTATAATACCT
It contains:
- the LOC128874366 gene encoding allatostatin-A receptor-like; protein product: MFQEMERYNETEKNVEDAESEFDRKEVERIVAIVVPIFFGMIGILGFVGNCLVVTVVAANPGMRSTTNILIINLAVADLLFVVFCIPFTATDFVLPFWPFGNIWCKIVQYLIIVTAYASVYTLVLMSLDRYLAVVHPVTSRSWRTENHAILAICIAWAMIFTISTPALVVHGEFQDNDTTPASNLTACRILPQYDWPFFQMTFFLMSYLLPLMLICFFYICMLVRLWRAARVSAESRRGRRRVTRLVLVVVGVFAFCWCPIQVILVTKSLGVYPLTTPTIMFQIASHILAYTNSCVNPILYAFLSDSFRKAFRKIIYCRPRPDPNRQLGPLTRTTRAASTGDIL